The following are from one region of the Leucoraja erinacea ecotype New England chromosome 35, Leri_hhj_1, whole genome shotgun sequence genome:
- the LOC129713287 gene encoding fibroblast growth factor 17-like translates to MIVIGRGCSQRDQGWDTRCEQRPTARLRHSKSKLILFLLLQTKKGENQSSPNFNQHVRDHARNTDQLSRRHIRVYQLYSRTSGKHVQILGKRINATAEDGSKYAKLLVETDTFDSRVRIRGAETGHYICMNRRGKLVGKLVGKGKDCIFTEILLENNYTALRNTKYEGWYMAFTRKGQPRKATKTRQNQREVHFMKRLFKGEPLFPNRDRQRHFEFVNYPVTKRSRRTRLPKRHRT, encoded by the exons agagaccaGGGCTGGGACACACGGTGTGAACAGCGCCCGACCGCCAGGCTCCGGCACAGTAAAAGCAAATTGATTTTATTTCTCCTTTTGCAAACTAAAAAGGGGGAGAATCAATCGTCTCCTAATTTTAATCAGCACGTCAGAGATCACGCCCGGAACACCGACCAACTGAGCAGGAGACACATCCGCGTTTACCAGCTGTACAGTCGCACCAGCGGAAAGCACGTCCAGATCCTCGGCAAGAGAATCAACGCAACCGCTGAAGATGGCAGCAAATATG CCAAACTACTGGTGGAAACGGACACGTTCGACAGTCGAGTGCGTATTCGGGGCGCGGAGACGGGACATTACATCTGCATGAACAGAAGAGGGAAGCTTGTTGGAAAG CTGGTCGGCAAGGGCAAGGACTGCATTTTCACAGAAATATTGCTGGAAAATAACTACACAGCATTGAGGAACACCAAATATGAAGGATGGTACATGGCATTCACCAGGAAAGGCCAGCCCAGGAAAGCAACCAAGACCAGGCAGAACCAGAGAGAAGTCCACTTCATGAAAAGACTGTTCAAAGGGGAGCCTCTCTTCCCCAACCGCGACCGGCAAAGGCACTTTGAGTTTGTAAATTACCCCGTCACCAAAAGGTCTCGAAGGACGCGACTTCCAAAACGTCACCGGACCTAG